A segment of the Jatrophihabitans endophyticus genome:
CAGATCACGCTCGGCAACACCACCAGCCTCGCCGCCGGCGCGAGCCTCAGCTCGACCAAGATGCAGGCGCTGGCGACGTTCTACAGCTACTGGATCCGCAAGGACTCGCAGACCTACTTCGCCCTGCACACCGGCTTCCCGCCGCTCACGACGACCGTGCCGACGTCGGCGCTGCAGTCGAATCCCGACGTGATCGCGTTCGCCAAGCAGTCCGCCACCGCCCGCGGGCTCGCGCCGGGACAGCCGAGCTTCGCCTCGATCCAGAACGAGGTCTTCGACCCCACGCTGCAGAAGATCATGAACGACCCCGGCAGCGCGGACGGCCAACTCGGCTCGGCGGCGACGCAGGTCAAGAACCTGCTCGCGACCGGCCGCTGAGCTGCGCCTGCCGACCCGGGACCGCTCCCCCGCCCCACCCACCCGCGACGGATCGAGGAGGACGCCATGACCAAGGCGCTGGAGCGTCCGACGACGGTGTCACCGTCGCGTCCGGGCGGTCCGGTCCGGCGGCGCAGCGGCACCCTGCGCCGCCGGTCCTACCTCCGCGCGTACGCCTTCGTGGCACCCTCAATCGCGATCATGGCCGCCTTCGTGGTGTGGCCGATCATCTCGTCGGCGCGGCTGTCGTTCTTCGACAGCTCGCAGTTCGGCCCGTCCACGTTCGTCGGGCTCGACAACTACCGCGCCATGTTCCGCGACCCGACGTTCCGTGGCGACCTCGAGCGCACCGTCGTCTACGCCGTCATCGTCACGCCGATCACCATCGGGCTGGCGCTGATGTTCGCGGTGATGCTGCACCGCAGGCTGCGCGGCCGCGCCTTCTTCCGGGCCGCGATCTTCCTGCCCGCGGTGCTGTCGCTCGGCGTGATGGCGATCGCGTGGAACTTCCTGCTCAACCCCGACATCGGGCTGCTGCCGCACTGGCTCGAACCGCTCGGCATCTCCTTCGGTCACGGCACGGCCGACCCAACGATCGCGTTCGCCTACGTCGCCGTCGTCGGCGTCTGGAAGAACGTCGGGTTCTACATGGTCATGTACCTCGCCGGCCTGGCGACGATCCCCGCCGAGCTCTACGACGCGGCGGGCGTCGACGGCGCATCGCCGTTCCAGAAGTTCCGCCATGTCACCTGGCCCCTGCTGGCCAACACGTCGGCGTTCGTGTTCATCATCGCCACGATCGCGTCGCTGCAGGCCTTCGACCAGGTCTACGTGATGACCCGCGGCGGCCCTTACTTCCAGACCGAGACCCTCGTGTACCTGCTGTACCGCAAGGGGTTCCAGGACTTCCAGTTCGGGTACGCGTCGGCCGTCGGCTGGGTGCTGATCCTCATCGTGTTCGTCATCAGCATCGTGCAGAACGCCTTCTTCTCGCGCCGGCAGGTGACGTACTGATGACGCTGACGACGAGGCAGCCGACGCCCTCGCGCCGACGCGAACCCCGCACGCCCGGTCGGCTGGTCAAGCGGGCCGCGCTCTACGCCACGCTGTCGGTCGCCGCCTTCCTCGTGCTGCTGCCGGTGATCTGGATGATCCTGACGTCGTTCAAGCCCGAGGGGACGATCACCAGCCACCCCAGCCAGCTCTTCCCGACGCAGTGGACCTTCCAGAACTACCGCGACGTGCTCGACGCGATCCCGTTCGCGCGGCAGTTCGGCAACACGCTCGTCTTCGCCGGCACGGTGACCGCGTTCTCGCTGCTGTTCGACTCGATGACCGCCTACGCCCTGGCGCGGCTGGAGTTCCCCGGCAAGCGCGTGCTCTTCGCGGCGGTGCTGCTCTTCCTCATGCTGCCGATCCAGATCACGCTGATCCCGGTCTACCAGCTCGTGGCCAACCTCGACCTCGTCAACACGTTTCCCGGGCTGATCATCCCGCGTGCGACGAACGCGTTCGGCATCTTCTTCCTGCGCCAGTTCTTCCTCGGCATCCCACGCGACCTCAGCGAGGCCGCGCGCATCGACGGCGCCGGCGAGTTCCGCATCTACTGGACGATCGTCATGCCCCTCGCCCGGCCGGCGCTGCTCACGCTCGGGCTGTTCCACTTCATGTTCAACTGGAACGACCTGCTGTGGCCGCTGATCATCTCGACGAGCAGCGACATGCAGACGTTGCCGGCCGGCCTCGCACTCTTCACCGGCGAACACGTCGTCCAGTACGGGCTGCTGATGGCCGGCGCCACCATGGCGATGCTGCCGATGCTGCTCGCCTTCGTCGTCGTCCAACGCAAGTTCATCCAGGGCATCGCAACGACAGGACTCAAATGACGTCATCCACCCCCACCGCGTTCGCCGACGGCCGGCTGCACTTCGCGGTCGGCATCGAGGACACCTTCGTGCCGCACACCCGCCCGGGTCACCGCGCGCTGGACGAGTACGAGCTCACCGGGCACTACGACCGGTGGCGGCAGGACATCGACCTCGCCGCCGCGAGCGGCGCGACGGCGATCCGCTACGGCGTGCCGTGGTACCGCGTCGAGCCGGCACCGGGTCGTTTCGAGTGGACCTGGCTCGATCGCGTCGTCGAGCACCTGCTCGAGGTGGGCCTGACCCCCATCGTCGATCTCATGCACTACGGGACGCCACTGTGGCTGGACAACCAGTCGATCAATGCGGCCTATCCGCAGCGGGTCGCCGACTACGCCGCCGCCGTGGCCGGTCGCTACGCCGACCTGCTGCACGTCTACACCCCGCTCAACGAGCCGAACATCAACGCGGAGTGGTGTGGCGAGACCGGCGCGTGGCCGCCGTACCTCACCGGGGCCGACGGCTGGCTCAAGGTCGCCGTCGCAGTGGCGCACGGCATCGTGCTCACCCAGCAGGCGGTGCGGGCCGAGCTCGGCGACCGCGCCACCTTCGTGCACGTCGAGGCCGGGCTGCGCTACGACCTCGACGACGGCGCCGGCGACACCGCCGCGGACAGCGTGCGCCGTCGCGAGCAGCGTGACCTGCTCATCGAGGATCTCGTCTGCGGGCTCGTGGACGACGCGCACCCGCTGCTCGGCTTCGTGCTCGCCCACGGCGTCACCGCCGATCGGCTGCAGTGGCATCGCGAGCACGTCGCCCGGCCCGACGTCATGGGCGTCAACTACTACCCCCACCTGTCGACCGGTGCCGTCGGCGGCACCGGCTCGCCCGACGTCGACGCCGCGCCGCCACCGCGCGGGCGCAGCGGCGTCGACGGTCTCGACGCCGTGCTGCGCCGCTTCCACCAGCGCTACGACGCGCCGGTGATGCTGACCGAGACGAGCGCGCGCGCCACCGACGATCAGCTCGGCTGGCTCGACGACTCCGTCGCGCACGTGCTCGCGATGCGCGAGGGGGGCTTCCCCGTCGTCGGCTACACCTGGTTCCCGCTGTTCGACCTCGTCGACTGGTCCTATCGCACCGGTACCGAACCGGTCGCGCACTATCTGGAACCACTCGGCGCGATCCGGCTCGTCCCGGGCTCGGCCGGGTCGCCCGCCCGCGAGCTGACGCCCACCTTCGAGCGCTTCCGTGCGCTCGCCACCGCGCACGGCGCGGGCCGCCCGGGTGACGTGGCGGTGGCGCGATGAGCGACGTGCGGGTGGTGCTCGACAGTCGGTTCACGATCGGCGAGGTCGACCGGCGGCTCTTCGGCTCGTTCGTCGAGCACATGGGACGCTGCGTCTACGGCGGCATCTACGAGCCCGGCGATCCACTGGCCGACGAGACCGGCGTGCGCAAGGACGTCCTCGCTCTCACCGAGGAGCTGGGCGTCACCGCCGTCCGCTACCCCGGCGGCAACTTCGTCTCCAACTACCGGTGGGAGGACGGCGTCGGTCCGCGCGAACACCGCCCCGTCCGGCGCGACCTCGCCTGGCGCTCGATCGAGACCAACCAGTTCGGCCTCGACGAGTTCGTGGACTGGGCCCGCCGCGCGCACGTCGAGCCGATGATGGCGATCAACCTGGGAACGCGCGGCGTGGCCGAGGCACTCGACCTGCTGGAGTACGCCAACTCCGCACCCGGCACGGCGCTCGCCGACCTGCGTGTCGCCCACGGTCACCGTGACCCGCACGACGTGCGGCTGTGGTGCCTGGGCAACGAGATGGACGGCCCGTGGCAGATGGGGCACAAGACCGCCGACGAGTACGGCCGGCTCGCCCAGGAGACCGGTCGTGCGATGAAGCGGCTGGACCCGACCGTCGAGCTCGTCGCGTGCGGCAGCAGCAACGCCGAGATGCCGACCTTCGGCAGCTGGGAGGCGACCGTGCTGCGGCACTGCTACGACGTCGTCGACTACGTCTCGCTGCATGCGTACTACGAGCCGCACGACGACGACGTGCGCAGCTTCCTCGCCAGCGGCGCCAGCATGGATCGCTTCATCGACGGTGTGGTGGCCACGGCCGACCACGTGCGGGTGGCGCAGAAGCACAGCAAGCGCATCAACCTGTCCTTCGACGAGTGGAACGTCTGGTACCAGGGCGACTTCCCGGGGGAGGACGCTCTCGACTGGGAGGTCGCCCCCCGGTTGATCGAGAACGCGTTCACGGTGACCGACGCCGTCGTCGTCGGCGGACTGCTGATCTCGCTGCTCAACCACAGCGACCGGGTGAGCATGGCCTGCCAGGCGCAGCTCGTGAACATCATCGCGCCGATCCGCGCCGAGTCGGGCAGACCTGCCTGGCGGCAGACCGTCTTCCACCCGTTCGCCGGCACCGCGGCGAACGCGCGCGGCACGGCGCTGCGTGCCGCCGTGGAGGCGCCGACGACGGTGACCGCCGAGCACGGCACGGTGCCGGTCGTCGATGTCGCCGCCACGACGACCGGTGACGGGCGCAGCGCCGTCTTCCTCGTGAACCGCCGGCCCGACGAGCCGATCTCCGTCGAGCTGGAGCTGGCCCACCTGGGCGCGATCGCCGCGGCGGAGCACACCGTGATCTCCGATGCCGATCCGCAGGCCCGCAACACCGTCGACGAACCCGACCGGGTCGTCCCGACGACGCGCGAGGTCACCCGGCTCGACGCCGGGCGCCTGGCGGTGACACTCCCCCCGGCGTCGTGGAACATGATCACCGTGACTCACGGGAAGTGAGATGACCGGCACGCGGACGGCCCCGTCCGAGCACGAGGCCACCCGGGCCGCGACACAGCTGGCAGACGGTCGCGAGCTCATCTACTTCGGCGCGCGGGCCGCGACCGCGGCGTCGGTGCCCGATCGGCGCACCGACCTGCCGCGCGGCTCGTCGTCGTCGCAGCTGCGGTGGGATCCGCTCTTCGAGGACATCGCCGTCATCGCCGGGCACCGGCAGTCACGCACCTATCGACCCGCCGGGCCCGACTGCCCGCTGTGCCCGTCTCGCGAGGGCAGGCTCACCGAGATACCGGCGGGCGACTACGACGTCGCCGTGTTCGAGAACCGCTTCCCGGCCTTCGCGGCCGACGCCGGCGGACGCTGCGAGGTCGTGTGCTTCTCCAGCGACCACGAGCGTTCCTTCGCCCTGCTCCCCGCGCCGCACGCCGTCACGGTCGTCGACGCGCTCGCCGACCGCACCGCCGCACTCGCGACGGCGGGCGCGGAGTACGTGCTGTGCTTCGAGAACCGCGGCGCCGAGATCGGGGTGACGCTGGGGCACCCGCACGGTCAGATCTACGGCTACCCGTACGTGCCGCCCCGCTTCGCACGCGCCGGCGACGCGGCACATCGCTATCGCGCCCGGACTGCGCGTTGCCTGCAGTGCGACCAGCTCGCCGATGAATTGCGCGATACCGAGCGAATCGTCGTCGAGAACGAGCACTGGGTGGCCTACGTGCCGTACGCCGCCCGCTGGCCCTACGAGGTGCGCACCGTGCCGCGACGGCACGTGCCGGACCTTCCCGCCCTCGACGTCGCCGGACGCCGGGCCCTCGCCGCGATCCACCAGGACGTCCTGCGCCGCTTCGACACCCTGTTCGGCGAGCCGGCGCCCTACATCGCGGCGTGGCTGCAGGCACCGACACGTCGGCATCGCGACGACTGGCACCTCGCCGGCGAGGTGTTCACGATCCGGCGGGCGGCCGACAAGCTGAAGTACCTGGCCGGGGCCGAATCGGTCGCGGCGACCTGGATCAACGACATCGCGCCCGAGACGGCGGCCGAGCGGCTGCGTGGCTGACCCGACGGGTCTCAGTCGTCGAGCCCCGCGCGCCGCGACCGCAGGAACTCGCGTTCGACCGCGTTGTCGGTCAGCGCGAGCGCCTCGTCGTAGGCGAGCCGCGCCTCGGTCCACCGCTGCAGGCGGCTCAGGAAGTCGGCCCGGGCGGCGGCGAGATAGGGGTAGCACGCCAGCTGCGGTTCCGCGGCGAGCTCGTCGAGGGCACGGAGCCCCGCCGCCGCCCCGGCCGCGAACCCGACGGCCACCGCCCGGTTGAGCGCTACGACCGGGGACGGGTAGCGCTCGAGGAGCACGTCGTAGAGCCCGATGATCTCGCCCCAGTCTGTCGCCTCCCAGTGCGACGCCTCCGCGTGCACCGCAGCAATCGCCGCCTCGAGCGCGAAGCGGCCCGGCGGTCGGCGCCGCAGCGCCTCGCGCACCAACTCCACGCCCTCGGCGATCTCGTCGCGGTGCCAGTCCTCGCGCGGCTGGTCGGCCAGCAACCGCAACCGTCCGGCGGCGTCCAATCGCGTCGACCGGCGCGCGTCGGTGAGCAGGATCAGCGCGAGCAACCCGGCGACGTCGGCGTCGGCGGGCAGCAGCCGGCGCAACAGCCGGGCGAGGTCGAGCGCGCGCTCGACGAGCTCGCCGCGGCGCAGCACCTCACCGACCGGAGCGGTGTGGCCGGTGGTGAAGATCAGGTGCACGACGCCCAACACCGCCGCCACCCGCGCCGGCAGCTCCGCGGCCGACGGCACCCGGTACGGGATGCCGGCGGCGGCGATCTTCTTCTTGGCCCGCGTGATGCGCGCGGCCATCGTCGCCTCGCTGACGAGGAAGCCGCGGGCCACCTCGGCCGTCGACAGCCCGCACAGCAGCCGCAGCGTCAACGCGACGCGCGCGTCCGGTGCCAGCGCCGGGTGGCAGCAGGTCATGATCAGCCGCAGCCGGTCGTCCGGAACCGCGGCGGGGTCCGCCACGGTCGCGGCCACGTCCGTGTCGTCGACGGCGTCGGTGACGAGCAGCGGCAGGCGGCGGCGCAGCGACGCGTCGCGGCGCAGCACGTCGAGCGCGCGGTTGCGGGCGGTCGTCGTCAACCAGGCGCCCGGCCGCCGCGGGACGCCCTGCTCCCGCCACGTCCGCAGCGCCCTGGCGTAGGCGTCCTGCACGCACTCCTCGGCGAGGTCGAGATCGCGCGTGACGCGCACCGTCGCGGCGAGGACGAAGCCCCACTCGCGACGGTGCGCCTCGGCCACCGCCGCGGCCACCTCGGCCGTCGTGGTCACGTGGACGTCCTGCCTCGTCGGCTCAGTCGCGGTCCGGGAACTCCATGATCGGACGGATCTCGACGCCGCCGTAGGGCGCGGGGACGAGCTTGGCCAGCTCGACCGCGGCGTCGAGGTCCGCGGCCTCCAGCAGGTAGAAGCCGCCGAGCGCCTCCTTTGGTCTCGACGAACGGGCCGTCGGTCACCGCGAACGCGCCGTCGTCCTGCTTGCGCAGGCAGGTCGCCGTGCCGGTCGGCTGCAGCGCCTCGCCGGCCACGATCTCGGCCCGGTGCTCGGCGATGAAGGTCCAGTGCTTGTCGTACTCGGCGTTGCGGACCGGATCGTCCGACCGGTCGTCCTCGGACTCGTAGATCAGCACCAGGTACTTGCCCATCGCGTTCTCCCTGTCTCGGGGCCCGTCCGTCCCGGGCCGTCATTGTCCCGACGATCGGGCCCGGGCGGAATCGACAGCGGGCGGCGGGCGGGGCGTGGTCGGGCGGCGGCACCACGACGAGCGCGCGTGAGCGCATGGCAGACTCGAATTGCCTTCGGGGGCCTGCACACGAGCGATCGCGACGAGGGACGAGGCGTGACGGACAACGACCTGCTGCCGCTGCTGGAGCAACGGCTGCTGGGGCTGTACCACCCGTTGCTGGCCGACACCGTCGCGACCATCCTGTTCAGCGCCGGCGGTCTCGCGAACTGGACCGTCGAGGTCGAGCGCGGCCGGGCGCGGGCGCGGCGCGGGCGGCCGTCCCACCCGACGACCACGGTGCGGGCGCCGCTGTCGGTGCTGACCGAGGTCGCCAGCGGCAGCCGCAGCGGCGTGCAGGCCTTCCTCGACGGCGACCTCACCGTCCGCGGCAACCTCGCGCTGGCCCTGGAGCTGGACGGCCTGTTCCCCGGCGAGGACGACGACGACACCCGCACGTACACCCGCTCCGTCCGCGCGGCGGGCATGGAGACGTTCTTCCTCGAGTCCGGCCCCGTCGACGCGCCGCCGATCGTGCTCGTGCACGGGTTGAGCGCGACGAACGCGTCGATGCTGCCGCTGATCCCGGCGCTGTCGAAGGACTACCACGTCCTTGCTCCCGACCTGCCGGGCCACGGCGGCACCGAGGCGCGCAGCGGGGCGCACGGGGCGCCGTACCTGGGCGACTGGCTGGTCGACTTCCTGCGCACCACGTGCGGCGACGAACCCGCCGTGCTGATCGGCAACAGCCTGGGCGGGCGGACCTCGCTGGAGGCCGCGCTGCTGCAGCCCGACCTCGTCCGCGGCCTGGTGTTGCTGTGCCCGGCGGTGGCGTTCCGCCGGCTGCGCCAGCTTGTGCCGTTCGTGCGCATCGTGCCCGACGAGATCGCCCGGCTGCCCGTGCGCATACCCCGACGCGTGGCGATGCGCGGTCTGCGTCAACTGTTCGCCGATCCCGCCCGCATCCCGGAGCCGTGGCTCGACGCCGCGATGGACGAGTTCATCCGGGTCATCTCGATCCGCGCGAACCGGCTGTGCACCTTCTCGGCGCTCCGCCACATCTACCTCGACGAGCCCTTCGGCGAGACCGGCTTCTGGGAGCGGCTGCCCGGCCTCGTCCCGCCGGCCCTGTTCGTCTGGGGCGACCGCGACGTCCTGGTGCCCGCGGGGTTCGCCCGGTTCGTGGCCGAGGCGCTGCCGAGCGCGGAGTCGGTGATCCTGCCCGACTGCGGGCACGTGCCGCAGTTCGAGTACCGCGAGCGCACCGCCGACCTCACCCGCGACTTCCTCGCCACCCTCACCTGACGCCTTCCTCGGCGAGTTGGTTGATCAACAGGCCTGTTGATCAACCAACTCGCCGAGGGAGCGGGGTCAGAGTTCGGCGAGGAGGGCGTCGGCGGCGGTGTAGGAGTCGGTCGTCCCGGCCGCCACGCGGTCGGCGGCGGTGTCGAGCGCGGCCGAACCGTGGACGTGCGCGAGCGTGCGCCGCACCGTGCCCAGGGCGATGGCCTCGATCTCGGCCGCCGCGCGCGCCCGCCGACGGCGCTCGAACTCGCCCGTCCCGGCCAGCCAGGTGCGGTGCGCGTCGATCGCGGCGACGACGTCGGCGACGCCCTCGCCGCGGGAGGCGACCGTCTTGACGATCGGCGCACGCCACGCCTGTGCCGGCGCGTCCCGGCCGCCGAAGGACTGCATGTGGCGCAGGTCGCGCGCGAGCTGGGCGGCGCCGTCGCGGTCGGCCTTGTTGACGACGAAGACGTCGGCGATCTCGATGATGCCGGCCTTGGCCGCCTGGATGCCGTCACCGAACCCCGGTGCGACGACGAGCAGGGTCGTGTCGGCCAGCGACGCGATCTCCAGTTCGGCCTGGCCCACGCCCACCGTCTCGACGAGGACGACGTCGCAGCCCGCGGCGTCGAGCACGCGCAGCGCCTGCGGCACGGCGGCCGAGAGCCCGCCCAGCTGTCCGCGCGAGGCCATCGAGCGGATGAACACGCCGTCGTCGGTCGCGTGGTCCTGCATGCGGACGCGGTCGCCGAGCAGGGCACCGCCGGAGAACGGGGACGACGGGTCGACGGCCAGCACGCCGACGCGCGTGCCCGCCGCCCGCAGCGCCGTCACCAGCGCCGACGTGGACGTCGACTTGCCCACGCCGGGCGAGCCGGTGAGCCCGACCACCTGCGCGTGACCGCCGTGCGGTGCGAGCGCCGCGGCGACCTCGCGCAGCGTCGGGGAGTCGTTCTCGACGAGCGAGATCAGCCGGGCGACGGCGCGGGGCTCACCGCGGCGCGCCCGGTCGACGAGCTCGGCGACGTCCTGCCCACCCCGGCGCGAGCCGGTCACCCCGACGGCCGGTCAGGCAGGAACGTGCAGGATGAGCGCGTCGCCCTGACCGCCGCCCCCGCACAGGGCCGCCGCGCCGGTGCCGCCGCCGCGTCGCTTGAGCTCCAGGGCGAGCGTGAGCGCGAGCCGGGCACCGGACATGCCGATCGGGTGACCGAGCGCGATCGCGCCGCCGTTGACGTTGACGACGTCCTCGGTGACGCCGAGGTCCTTCATCGACTGCACCCCGACGGCGGCGAACGCCTCGTTGATCTCGATCAGGTCGAGGTCGCCGACCTGCAGGTTCGCCTTGCGCAGGGCGTCCTTGATGGCGTTCGCCGGCTGCGACTGCAGCGAGTTGTCCGGGCCGGCGACGTTGCCGTGCGCGCCGATCTCGGCGATCCAGGCCAGCCCGAGCTCCTCGGCCTTGGCCTTGCTCATGACGACGACGGCGGCGGCGCCGTCGGAGATCTGCGAGGCCGACCCGGCGGTGATCGTGCCGTCCTTGGTGAAGGCGGGACGCAGCTTGGCCAGGCTCTCGGCCGTCGTGTCGCCGCGAATGCCCTCGTCGTCGCGGAACTCGATCGGGTCGCCCTTGCGCTGCGGGATGAGGACGGTGGCGATCTCGTCGTCGAAGACGCCGTTCTTGGCCGCGAGCGCGGCGCGCTGGTGGGATCGCGCGGAGAACTCGTCCTGCTGCTCACGGGTGAGGTCGAGGTTCTGGTTGTGGTGCTCGGTGGACTCGCCCATCGGGATGTGGTCGAACGCGTCCGTCAGGCCGTCGTGGGCCATGGCGTCGAGCACCTCGACGGCGCCGTACTTGTAGCCGCTGCGGGACTTCGGCAGCAGGTGAGGGGCCTGGGTCATCGACTCCTGGCCGCCGGCGACGATCACGTCGAACTCGCCGGCACGGATGAGCTGGTCGGCCAGCGCGATCGCGTCGAGCCCGGACAGACACACCTTGTTGATGGTGAGCGCGGGCACGTTCATCGGGATGCCGGCCTTGACCGCGGCCTGCCGGGCCGGGATCTGCCCCGCGCCCGCGCCGAGCACCTGGCCCATGATCACGTACTGGACCTGGTCGGGAGAGACGCCGGAACGCTCGAGCGCGGCCTTGATCGCCACGCCGCCGAGGTCGGCTCCGGAGAAGTCCTTGAGCGAGCCGAGCAGCCGACCCATGGGCGTCCGGGCGCCGCTGACGATGACCGATCCTGCCATGCCGAAGTCCTCCTGTACGTGGCCGCGCGGGCCGCTGATGCGAGGGCGGTGAGCGAGCGAAAGGGCCGCGGACACACGGGCCCGGGCGAACGGTTCACTGTAACCACAGCGTGGTCCGTCGCCGTTGTGAACCAGCGCACGGGTGCGCGCGTCCGGTCGCCCGTAAGCGGTTGGGGTTGCCACGATGACCCGATGCCGCCGGGAACCGAGAGCAGCGCGACGACCCCGGTCGTGATCCGCACCGCGGCGGCGGCCGACGCCGGCGAGATCCTCACGCTGCAGCGCGCGGCCTGGGTGCCCGAGGCCCAGCTGCACGAGTGGCTGTTCATCCCGCCCCTCACCCAGACGCTGGCCGGCGTCCACGAGGACATCGCCACGCAGACGGTGCTGGTGGCCCTGGCCGGGCACCGCGTCGTCGGCACCGTGCGCGGCGTGCGCACCGGCGGCGGTACCGGGACCGACTGGTACATCGGCCGGCTGGGCGTCGTGCCGGACCTGCAGGCCCGCGGCCTGGGCAGCGCGCTGCTGCGCGCGATCGAGGCCGCCGCGCCGACCGAGGTGCGTCGCTTCGTCCTGACGACCGGCCCGAAGAGCGTCGAGAACCACGCCTTCTACGAACGGCACGGCTACCACCAGGTTCCTGCCCCCGACCCGGACGACGTCCTCGTCCACCTGCACAAGGAGCGCTCCGCATGAGCAGCCTGTTCGGCAAGATCGACCACGTCGGCATCGCCGTGCCCGACCTCGACGACGCGATCGCGTTCTACCGCGACACCTTCGGCGTCGTGAGCGTGCACGAGGAGGTCAACGAGGAGCAGGGCGTGCGCGAGGCGATGCTCGCCGTGGGCGACGGCGCCACCCGCATCCAGCTCCTCGCGCCGCTGTCGGCGGAGTCGACCATCGCCAAGTTCCTGGACCGAAACGGACAGGGTGTGCAGCAGGTCGCCTACACCGTCGAAGACCTCGACGCGGTGTCCGCGCAGCTGCGCGAGCGCGGCCTGCGGCTGCTCTACGACGAGCCGCGCCGGGGCACCTCGGACAGCCGGGTCAACTTCATCCACCCGAAGGACGCCCGCGGGGTCCTGGTCGAGCTCGTCGAGCCGGCCCGTGATCCGGCCCACTGACGACCGGCCGAGACTTGGTTACCGTTCGGTAACTTCCTGCACCTCCGCACGCCCTGACGAAAGGTTCCGCAGTGGACGACATCCGCGCCGCCATCCTCGCCGGCGACACGCCCCGCGAGCAGTTCGCCGAGCTCCCGCTGCCCGAGGCCTACACGGCGGCGACCGTCCACAAGGACGAGACCGAGCTGTTCGACGGCATGGCCAGCCGTGACAAGGACCCGCGCAAGTCGCTGCACGT
Coding sequences within it:
- a CDS encoding carbohydrate ABC transporter permease; the protein is MTKALERPTTVSPSRPGGPVRRRSGTLRRRSYLRAYAFVAPSIAIMAAFVVWPIISSARLSFFDSSQFGPSTFVGLDNYRAMFRDPTFRGDLERTVVYAVIVTPITIGLALMFAVMLHRRLRGRAFFRAAIFLPAVLSLGVMAIAWNFLLNPDIGLLPHWLEPLGISFGHGTADPTIAFAYVAVVGVWKNVGFYMVMYLAGLATIPAELYDAAGVDGASPFQKFRHVTWPLLANTSAFVFIIATIASLQAFDQVYVMTRGGPYFQTETLVYLLYRKGFQDFQFGYASAVGWVLILIVFVISIVQNAFFSRRQVTY
- a CDS encoding carbohydrate ABC transporter permease; this translates as MTLTTRQPTPSRRREPRTPGRLVKRAALYATLSVAAFLVLLPVIWMILTSFKPEGTITSHPSQLFPTQWTFQNYRDVLDAIPFARQFGNTLVFAGTVTAFSLLFDSMTAYALARLEFPGKRVLFAAVLLFLMLPIQITLIPVYQLVANLDLVNTFPGLIIPRATNAFGIFFLRQFFLGIPRDLSEAARIDGAGEFRIYWTIVMPLARPALLTLGLFHFMFNWNDLLWPLIISTSSDMQTLPAGLALFTGEHVVQYGLLMAGATMAMLPMLLAFVVVQRKFIQGIATTGLK
- a CDS encoding family 1 glycosylhydrolase, with amino-acid sequence MTSSTPTAFADGRLHFAVGIEDTFVPHTRPGHRALDEYELTGHYDRWRQDIDLAAASGATAIRYGVPWYRVEPAPGRFEWTWLDRVVEHLLEVGLTPIVDLMHYGTPLWLDNQSINAAYPQRVADYAAAVAGRYADLLHVYTPLNEPNINAEWCGETGAWPPYLTGADGWLKVAVAVAHGIVLTQQAVRAELGDRATFVHVEAGLRYDLDDGAGDTAADSVRRREQRDLLIEDLVCGLVDDAHPLLGFVLAHGVTADRLQWHREHVARPDVMGVNYYPHLSTGAVGGTGSPDVDAAPPPRGRSGVDGLDAVLRRFHQRYDAPVMLTETSARATDDQLGWLDDSVAHVLAMREGGFPVVGYTWFPLFDLVDWSYRTGTEPVAHYLEPLGAIRLVPGSAGSPARELTPTFERFRALATAHGAGRPGDVAVAR
- the arfA gene encoding arabinosylfuranosidase ArfA, which gives rise to MSDVRVVLDSRFTIGEVDRRLFGSFVEHMGRCVYGGIYEPGDPLADETGVRKDVLALTEELGVTAVRYPGGNFVSNYRWEDGVGPREHRPVRRDLAWRSIETNQFGLDEFVDWARRAHVEPMMAINLGTRGVAEALDLLEYANSAPGTALADLRVAHGHRDPHDVRLWCLGNEMDGPWQMGHKTADEYGRLAQETGRAMKRLDPTVELVACGSSNAEMPTFGSWEATVLRHCYDVVDYVSLHAYYEPHDDDVRSFLASGASMDRFIDGVVATADHVRVAQKHSKRINLSFDEWNVWYQGDFPGEDALDWEVAPRLIENAFTVTDAVVVGGLLISLLNHSDRVSMACQAQLVNIIAPIRAESGRPAWRQTVFHPFAGTAANARGTALRAAVEAPTTVTAEHGTVPVVDVAATTTGDGRSAVFLVNRRPDEPISVELELAHLGAIAAAEHTVISDADPQARNTVDEPDRVVPTTREVTRLDAGRLAVTLPPASWNMITVTHGK
- the galT gene encoding galactose-1-phosphate uridylyltransferase; the encoded protein is MTGTRTAPSEHEATRAATQLADGRELIYFGARAATAASVPDRRTDLPRGSSSSQLRWDPLFEDIAVIAGHRQSRTYRPAGPDCPLCPSREGRLTEIPAGDYDVAVFENRFPAFAADAGGRCEVVCFSSDHERSFALLPAPHAVTVVDALADRTAALATAGAEYVLCFENRGAEIGVTLGHPHGQIYGYPYVPPRFARAGDAAHRYRARTARCLQCDQLADELRDTERIVVENEHWVAYVPYAARWPYEVRTVPRRHVPDLPALDVAGRRALAAIHQDVLRRFDTLFGEPAPYIAAWLQAPTRRHRDDWHLAGEVFTIRRAADKLKYLAGAESVAATWINDIAPETAAERLRG
- a CDS encoding RNA polymerase sigma factor, encoding MTTTAEVAAAVAEAHRREWGFVLAATVRVTRDLDLAEECVQDAYARALRTWREQGVPRRPGAWLTTTARNRALDVLRRDASLRRRLPLLVTDAVDDTDVAATVADPAAVPDDRLRLIMTCCHPALAPDARVALTLRLLCGLSTAEVARGFLVSEATMAARITRAKKKIAAAGIPYRVPSAAELPARVAAVLGVVHLIFTTGHTAPVGEVLRRGELVERALDLARLLRRLLPADADVAGLLALILLTDARRSTRLDAAGRLRLLADQPREDWHRDEIAEGVELVREALRRRPPGRFALEAAIAAVHAEASHWEATDWGEIIGLYDVLLERYPSPVVALNRAVAVGFAAGAAAGLRALDELAAEPQLACYPYLAAARADFLSRLQRWTEARLAYDEALALTDNAVEREFLRSRRAGLDD
- a CDS encoding alpha/beta fold hydrolase, with protein sequence MTDNDLLPLLEQRLLGLYHPLLADTVATILFSAGGLANWTVEVERGRARARRGRPSHPTTTVRAPLSVLTEVASGSRSGVQAFLDGDLTVRGNLALALELDGLFPGEDDDDTRTYTRSVRAAGMETFFLESGPVDAPPIVLVHGLSATNASMLPLIPALSKDYHVLAPDLPGHGGTEARSGAHGAPYLGDWLVDFLRTTCGDEPAVLIGNSLGGRTSLEAALLQPDLVRGLVLLCPAVAFRRLRQLVPFVRIVPDEIARLPVRIPRRVAMRGLRQLFADPARIPEPWLDAAMDEFIRVISIRANRLCTFSALRHIYLDEPFGETGFWERLPGLVPPALFVWGDRDVLVPAGFARFVAEALPSAESVILPDCGHVPQFEYRERTADLTRDFLATLT